The following proteins come from a genomic window of Camelina sativa cultivar DH55 unplaced genomic scaffold, Cs unpScaffold00566, whole genome shotgun sequence:
- the LOC104773524 gene encoding putative dual specificity protein phosphatase DSP8 isoform X1 yields MYIEELKEEGDEILISQSNPKESIGLRGGVVSSTSSDLGVWNAKRALVGAGGRALFYPTLIYNVLRNMVQSEFRWWDQVDEYVLLGAVPFPTHVPLLKELGVYGVITLNEPFETLVPSSLYHAHGIKHLVIPTRDYLFAPSITDICQAVNFIHENASSGKTTYVHCKAGRGRSTTIVLCYLVKYRDMTPECAYEYIRSIRPRVLLASAQWKAVKEFYSSRMARQAKESNLVVKRTGLGSSAEKQLLSVFDDGSVVVVTESDLAGYDEPQNIGGDASSVDVLPELSLACKVHYASQAAFARISRLWLKSPRRQVHVDQLQSLGVNIKVC; encoded by the exons ATGTACATCGAAGAATTGAAGGAGGAAGGCGACGAGATTCTTATCAGCCAAAGCAATCCAAAGGAATCGATAGGACTAAGAGGAGGGGTTGTGTCGAGTACAAGTAGTGATTTAGGTGTTTGGAATGCGAAACGTGCTCTCGTTGGAGCTGGCGGTCGCGCACTATTCTACCCGACGTTGATATACAACGTTCTTAGGAACATGGTTCAGTCAGAATTCCGATGGTGGGATCAGGTCGATGAG TATGTTTTGCTTGGTGCTGTGCCTTTCCCCACTCATGTTCCACTCCTCAAGGAACTTGGTGTATATGGCGTGATTACCCTCAACGAGCCTTTTGAGACTTTGGTTCCCTCATCTCTCTATCAT GCTCATGGTATCAAACATCTTGTGATTCCAACTAGAGATTATCTCTTTGCTCCATCGATCACTGATATTTGCCAAGCTGTGAATTTTATTCACG AGAATGCGTCAAGTGGCAAGACTACTTATGTTCACTGCAAGGCTGGTCGGGGACGCAGTACGACCATTGTTCTCTGTTACCTG GTTAAATACAGGGATATGACACCTGAGTGTGCTTATGAGTACATTCGGTCCATAAGGCCGCGGGTCTTACTTGCTTCTGCTCAGTGGAAG GCTGTTAAGGAGTTCTACAGTTCCAGAATGGCAAGGCAGGCAAAAGAAAGCAACCTGGTTGTGAAGCGAACAGGCTTAGGAAGTTCGGCTGAGAAACAGTTATTGTCAGTTTTTGATGATGGGTCGGTAGTGGTGGTAACTGAGTCAGATCTGGCTGGGTATGATGAGCCTCAAAACATAGGCGGTGATGCTTCATCCGTGGATGTGTTGCCAGAGTTGAG TTTGGCTTGCAAGGTCCACTATGCAAGCCAAGCTGCATTTGCCAGGATCTCTCGCTTATGGCTCAAATCACCAAGGAGACAAGTCCATGTTGATCAGTTGCAAAGTCTTGGTGTCAACATCAAAGTCTGTTAA
- the LOC104773524 gene encoding putative dual specificity protein phosphatase DSP8 isoform X2, translated as MYIEELKEEGDEILISQSNPKESIGLRGGVVSSTSSDLGVWNAKRALVGAGGRALFYPTLIYNVLRNMVQSEFRWWDQVDEYVLLGAVPFPTHVPLLKELGVYGVITLNEPFETLVPSSLYHAHGIKHLVIPTRDYLFAPSITDICQAVNFIHENASSGKTTYVHCKAGRGRSTTIVLCYLVKYRDMTPECAYEYIRSIRPRVLLASAQWKAVKEFYSSRMARQAKESNLVVKRTGLGSSAEKQLLSVFDDGSVVVVTESDLAGYDEPQNIGGDASSVDVLPELSLACKVHYASQAAFARISRLWLKSPRRQVHVDQLQSLGVNIKVC; from the exons ATGTACATCGAAGAATTGAAGGAGGAAGGCGACGAGATTCTTATCAGCCAAAGCAATCCAAAGGAATCGATAGGACTAAGAGGAGGGGTTGTGTCGAGTACAAGTAGTGATTTAGGTGTTTGGAATGCGAAACGTGCTCTCGTTGGAGCTGGCGGTCGCGCACTATTCTACCCGACGTTGATATACAACGTTCTTAGGAACATGGTTCAGTCAGAATTCCGATGGTGGGATCAGGTCGATGAG TATGTTTTGCTTGGTGCTGTGCCTTTCCCCACTCATGTTCCACTCCTCAAGGAACTTGGTGTATATGGCGTGATTACCCTCAACGAGCCTTTTGAGACTTTGGTTCCCTCATCTCTCTATCAT GCTCATGGTATCAAACATCTTGTGATTCCAACTAGAGATTATCTCTTTGCTCCATCGATCACTGATATTTGCCAAGCTGTGAATTTTATTCACG AGAATGCGTCAAGTGGCAAGACTACTTATGTTCACTGCAAGGCTGGTCGGGGACGCAGTACGACCATTGTTCTCTGTTACCTG GTTAAATACAGGGATATGACACCTGAGTGTGCTTATGAGTACATTCGGTCCATAAGGCCGCGGGTCTTACTTGCTTCTGCTCAGTGGAAG GCTGTTAAGGAGTTCTACAGTTCCAGAATGGCAAGGCAGGCAAAAGAAAGCAACCTGGTTGTGAAGCGAACAGGCTTAGGAAGTTCGGCTGAGAAACAGTTATTGTCAGTTTTTGATGATGGGTCGGTAGTG GTGGTAACTGAGTCAGATCTGGCTGGGTATGATGAGCCTCAAAACATAGGCGGTGATGCTTCATCCGTGGATGTGTTGCCAGAGCTGAGTTTGGCTTGCAAGGTCCACTATGCAAGCCAAGCTGCATTTGCCAGGATCTCTCGCTTATGGCTCAAATCACCAAGGAGACAAGTCCATGTTGATCAGTTGCAAAGTCTTGGTGTCAACATCAAAGTCTGTTAA